From a region of the Leptospira kmetyi serovar Malaysia str. Bejo-Iso9 genome:
- a CDS encoding efflux RND transporter permease subunit, producing the protein MIQNIIRFSVYNKFIIILLTLFAVVASIVSLRNIPLDAIPDLSDTQVIVYSRWDRSPDILEDQVTYPIITSLLGAPKIKAVRGFSDFGFSYVYVIFQDGTDIYWARSRVLEYLSRIQSNLPAGVKTELGPDASSVGWVYQYVLSDTSGKSNLADLRTYQDFKLRYSLNAVPGVSEVASIGGFKRQYQITIQPNALRSYNIDFETLVQRIRSSNQETGGRLLEISGAEYMVRGRGYLSSLSDIENISLGTDLNGTPILLKNVANVQFGPDLRRGIADLNGEGDVVGGTIVMRHGENALNVIDRLKSKLGEIRKTLPEGTELITVYDRSELIRNAISTLQWKLIEEMLIVSAVILLFLWHFPSAIIPILTIPISVLLTFIPMFLLDINANLMSLSGMAISIGVLVDGAIVEVENAYKKLEEWETSGRKGDYHQVRLEALLEVGPSVFFSLLVIAVAFIPVFALVDQEGRLFKPLAYSKNIAMAVAALLAITLDPAFRMLFTRMDPFRFKSPILSKIATSVFVGKYYPEEKHPVSKILFKFYGPACRWVLHNPKRTIVSALVLVILTIPMYWSLGSEFMPPLDEETILYMPTTLPGIGVAEAEKLMIAMDRKLKSVPEVKRVFGKSGRSETATDSAPFSMMETVLLLHPKEEWRKANRFYSGWPRIFQIPFYPFLSERITKEELIRILNAEMEFPGVTNAWTMPIKARIDMLSTGMRTPVGIKILGSSLDEIQKLGIQIENVLKTVPETRSAFAERTAGGYYLDIELKRSNLARYNISVDGAQQIVVSAIGGESITQTIEGRERFSVNLRYPRELRDSVDKIRAILVPTQTFGHIPLSEIADVRLKTGPSMIRDENGFLAGYVYVDPSTSDIGGYVDQAKKLIEQKIKTPSGYTIEWSGQYENMIRVRERMKYVLPITLLVIFLLLYANTRSYAKTWIVLLAVPFSLVGAVGLLYILDYHVSVAVWVGMIALMGLDAETGVFMLLYLDLSYEDARKKGKLKTEEEWIDAVFHGAVHRVRPKIMTVLAAMMGLLPILWSNSTGSDVMKRIAAPMVGGLATSFILELLVYPPVYLLWKQGRIGLGTIFSSLNIQKTK; encoded by the coding sequence ATGATCCAGAACATCATTCGTTTTTCCGTATATAATAAATTCATAATAATACTTTTGACCTTGTTCGCAGTCGTCGCGTCGATCGTCTCGCTTCGAAACATTCCCTTGGACGCGATCCCGGATCTTTCGGACACGCAGGTCATCGTATATTCCAGATGGGATCGAAGCCCCGATATTTTAGAAGATCAGGTAACCTATCCGATCATCACGTCTTTGCTCGGAGCTCCGAAGATCAAAGCGGTTCGAGGATTTTCCGATTTCGGTTTTTCGTATGTCTACGTGATCTTTCAGGACGGGACGGATATTTATTGGGCGAGATCCCGAGTTTTGGAATATCTTTCCCGAATTCAATCCAATCTTCCCGCGGGAGTGAAAACCGAACTCGGTCCGGACGCAAGCTCGGTGGGCTGGGTGTATCAATACGTTTTATCGGACACGAGCGGAAAATCGAATCTCGCCGATCTGAGAACGTATCAGGATTTTAAACTCAGATATTCCCTGAACGCGGTTCCCGGAGTTTCCGAAGTCGCGTCGATCGGAGGATTCAAAAGACAGTATCAAATCACGATCCAACCAAACGCTTTACGATCTTATAATATAGATTTCGAGACCCTCGTTCAAAGAATCCGTTCGAGCAACCAGGAAACGGGCGGAAGACTTTTGGAAATTTCGGGCGCGGAATATATGGTTCGGGGTCGAGGCTATCTTTCTTCTCTGAGCGATATAGAAAACATCTCTTTGGGAACCGATCTAAACGGAACTCCCATTCTTTTAAAAAACGTGGCGAACGTTCAGTTCGGGCCCGATCTGCGACGAGGAATCGCGGATCTAAACGGGGAAGGGGACGTGGTCGGCGGCACGATTGTTATGCGACATGGGGAAAACGCGTTAAACGTCATCGATCGCTTGAAGAGCAAGCTCGGAGAAATCCGAAAAACTCTCCCCGAAGGAACCGAACTGATCACCGTTTACGATCGATCCGAGTTGATTCGGAACGCGATCTCCACTCTGCAATGGAAGTTGATCGAGGAGATGTTGATCGTCTCGGCGGTGATTCTTTTGTTTCTCTGGCATTTTCCATCGGCGATCATTCCGATATTGACGATTCCGATCAGCGTGCTTCTTACGTTTATTCCCATGTTTCTTTTGGATATCAATGCGAACCTGATGTCCCTTTCCGGAATGGCGATTTCCATCGGCGTTCTCGTGGACGGCGCGATCGTGGAAGTGGAGAACGCGTATAAAAAATTAGAAGAATGGGAAACCTCGGGAAGAAAGGGGGATTATCATCAGGTTCGATTGGAAGCGCTTTTGGAAGTCGGTCCGTCCGTATTCTTTTCGTTGCTTGTGATCGCGGTCGCTTTTATTCCGGTGTTCGCTTTGGTCGATCAGGAAGGAAGGTTGTTTAAACCTTTGGCATATTCAAAAAATATTGCAATGGCGGTCGCGGCCCTTCTTGCGATCACGTTGGATCCGGCGTTTCGAATGTTGTTCACGAGAATGGATCCTTTTCGATTCAAAAGTCCGATTCTTTCCAAGATCGCAACCTCCGTTTTCGTTGGAAAATATTATCCCGAAGAAAAACATCCGGTCAGTAAGATTCTTTTTAAATTCTACGGCCCCGCTTGTCGTTGGGTTCTTCACAACCCGAAACGAACGATCGTTTCCGCATTGGTTCTCGTAATTCTCACGATACCGATGTATTGGAGCTTGGGATCGGAGTTCATGCCGCCTTTGGACGAGGAAACGATTCTTTATATGCCGACCACGTTACCCGGAATCGGAGTGGCCGAAGCCGAAAAACTCATGATCGCGATGGATCGAAAACTGAAATCGGTTCCCGAGGTCAAAAGAGTTTTCGGAAAATCGGGAAGATCGGAAACCGCGACCGACTCGGCTCCGTTCTCCATGATGGAAACGGTTTTACTTTTACATCCTAAGGAAGAATGGAGAAAGGCGAATCGATTCTATTCCGGATGGCCGAGAATTTTTCAAATCCCGTTCTATCCGTTTTTATCGGAACGAATCACGAAGGAAGAATTGATCCGAATTCTAAACGCGGAAATGGAATTTCCGGGAGTCACCAACGCTTGGACCATGCCGATCAAAGCAAGAATCGACATGTTGAGCACCGGAATGAGAACTCCGGTTGGAATCAAAATTCTCGGTTCGTCATTGGATGAAATCCAAAAACTCGGAATCCAAATCGAAAACGTCTTAAAAACGGTCCCCGAAACGAGAAGCGCGTTCGCGGAGCGGACCGCGGGAGGATACTACCTCGATATAGAATTAAAAAGATCTAATTTAGCAAGATATAATATATCTGTGGACGGCGCACAACAAATCGTGGTTTCCGCGATCGGCGGAGAATCGATCACACAAACCATAGAAGGACGGGAAAGGTTCTCCGTAAACCTCCGATATCCGAGGGAACTCAGGGATTCAGTGGATAAGATCCGTGCGATTTTGGTTCCCACCCAAACGTTCGGACATATTCCGCTTTCGGAAATCGCCGATGTCCGTTTAAAAACTGGGCCTTCCATGATCCGGGACGAAAACGGATTCCTAGCGGGTTACGTTTACGTCGATCCGTCCACGAGCGACATCGGAGGCTACGTCGACCAGGCCAAAAAACTGATCGAACAAAAGATCAAAACACCGAGCGGCTACACGATCGAATGGAGCGGCCAATACGAAAACATGATCCGGGTTCGGGAAAGAATGAAGTATGTCCTTCCGATCACGTTGCTCGTCATTTTTTTGTTGTTATACGCGAACACAAGATCGTATGCGAAGACCTGGATCGTATTGCTCGCGGTTCCGTTTTCGTTGGTCGGAGCGGTGGGACTTTTGTATATTCTCGACTATCACGTTTCCGTCGCGGTTTGGGTGGGAATGATCGCGCTCATGGGACTCGACGCCGAAACGGGGGTTTTTATGCTTTTGTATTTGGATCTTTCCTACGAAGACGCTCGCAAAAAGGGAAAACTCAAAACCGAGGAAGAATGGATCGACGCCGTATTTCACGGCGCGGTTCATCGCGTTCGTCCGAAGATCATGACCGTTCTCGCGGCGATGATGGGATTGTTACCGATTCTTTGGTCCAACAGCACCGGCTCCGATGTGATGAAACGAATCGCCGCGCCGATGGTGGGCGGGCTTGCGACGAGTTTTATTTTGGAATTATTGGTCTATCCTCCGGTTTATCTGCTTTGGAAACAGGGGAGAATCGGGCTCGGCACAATATTTTCAAGTTTGAATATTCAAAAAACAAAATAA
- a CDS encoding efflux RND transporter periplasmic adaptor subunit translates to MKKKFIFLTALVALVSVLALCKRSKEIYYCPMHPTYTSDRPGTCPICNMDLVPKTHENHEEHEANDSSQNSSGKSANGESEQTFKTENIQKNENSPSRELKLSLEKQQSIGIRTETVQRKDLEKKISAYSTVAYDPDLYTALTEYKELLRARELLSDSSSFAGQNPQIRLRQLGLSTEQIRLWTSGKRDPSELILGGKSGRAHIYSQIYESDLSVMHVGLKISFRTNVYPDTVFSGRIASIDTILDKNNRTLRLRSEVFDKNQILKPQMFGDLEIDIPLKNVLSVPSSAVFDTGMHKIVYVQTGPDRFLGVPVKTGASAGPWTQIQEGLKEGQRVVVESAFLLDSEAKIRFGSSGEDHKH, encoded by the coding sequence ATGAAAAAGAAATTTATATTTTTAACCGCGTTAGTCGCTCTTGTTTCCGTTCTGGCTCTTTGCAAACGATCCAAAGAAATCTATTACTGCCCGATGCATCCTACCTATACGTCCGATCGACCGGGGACATGCCCGATTTGTAATATGGACCTCGTCCCCAAAACGCACGAGAATCACGAAGAACACGAGGCGAACGATTCTTCCCAAAATTCTTCCGGTAAAAGCGCAAACGGAGAATCGGAACAAACATTCAAAACAGAGAATATTCAGAAAAACGAGAATTCTCCTTCTCGAGAACTGAAACTCTCCCTGGAAAAACAACAATCGATCGGAATCCGAACGGAAACGGTTCAAAGGAAAGATTTGGAGAAAAAAATCTCGGCGTATTCTACGGTCGCGTATGATCCCGATTTATATACCGCGTTGACGGAATATAAGGAGCTTTTGCGCGCAAGAGAACTCTTATCCGATTCTTCCTCGTTTGCGGGTCAGAATCCGCAGATTCGTCTCAGACAACTCGGGCTTTCCACGGAACAAATCCGTCTTTGGACTTCCGGAAAACGGGATCCTTCCGAATTGATCTTGGGTGGAAAGTCGGGAAGGGCGCATATCTATTCTCAAATTTACGAATCCGATCTCTCCGTTATGCATGTCGGTTTAAAAATTTCGTTCCGAACCAACGTATATCCCGATACGGTTTTCTCGGGAAGAATCGCAAGCATCGACACGATTCTGGATAAGAACAATCGAACGCTCCGACTGAGAAGCGAGGTCTTCGATAAAAATCAAATCTTAAAACCGCAGATGTTCGGAGATCTGGAAATCGACATTCCTCTGAAAAACGTTTTGAGCGTTCCTTCCTCCGCGGTCTTCGATACAGGAATGCATAAAATCGTTTACGTGCAAACGGGACCGGATCGTTTTCTCGGCGTCCCGGTTAAAACCGGAGCGAGCGCAGGACCTTGGACCCAGATTCAGGAAGGTTTGAAAGAAGGCCAAAGGGTGGTCGTAGAATCGGCCTTTTTACTCGACTCGGAAGCCAAAATACGTTTCGGCTCCTCTGGCGAAGATCACAAACACTGA
- a CDS encoding TolC family protein, translated as MGSLRIYSFLLIFYFYHLVANLSLSAESLSPPSSNGKRVEEVLNLIAEEHPEAKSLGHLTHSHKSHTEASGILPDPKIGMAYRNYPTRNGYSLNDRQLDTPTMTGVEFSVSQELPFPGKLGSEQKISKFMEREASLTYVSAINRILWDFLSKLNRYQRLKNKMELNRRTVDLLSAQKNVAQGYYSSGIISLAEAFKPAIAKTESLERETEYATNLKDLSSQLSYFQIGDRLSKNELSSLDLDSYFKENEYKILLLQGSIENSATDNPDYKAFLTEEKRLKESARLSKLSLLPQTEVFVSYMKRRSQTFALDRGPLDYRLMDTTEYRGDLFSFGVTMKVPFWSALKWGSITGQYEKQADAGKESAEKARKQIVSELQRNLELIRGFDKQLEILQKQLIPELEKAVRANSNLYLPGKTKLQDVLVAQVEVVNAKIRKEDLYERKNESILNILRLLSLLYPEKEAGPHLEHDHEARKNSKMSETSASSAPSDPNSGESL; from the coding sequence ATGGGTTCTCTACGCATATATTCTTTTTTACTAATATTCTATTTTTATCACTTGGTCGCGAACTTGTCCTTGTCCGCCGAATCTTTGTCTCCGCCTTCGTCGAACGGCAAACGAGTGGAAGAGGTTTTGAATCTCATCGCGGAAGAACATCCGGAGGCGAAATCTCTAGGACATCTTACGCATTCTCATAAATCGCATACGGAGGCTTCCGGAATTCTGCCCGATCCGAAAATCGGAATGGCCTACAGAAATTATCCAACCCGAAACGGTTACTCGTTAAACGACAGACAACTCGATACTCCTACGATGACCGGAGTGGAGTTTTCGGTTTCCCAAGAACTTCCTTTTCCGGGCAAACTCGGCTCCGAACAAAAAATTTCAAAATTTATGGAACGAGAAGCGAGCCTAACGTATGTTTCCGCAATCAACCGGATCCTCTGGGATTTTTTATCCAAACTCAATCGTTATCAAAGATTGAAAAATAAGATGGAACTGAATCGCAGGACCGTCGATCTGCTTTCCGCGCAAAAAAACGTAGCGCAGGGTTATTACTCATCGGGGATTATTTCTTTGGCGGAGGCGTTTAAACCCGCGATCGCCAAAACGGAATCCTTAGAAAGAGAAACCGAATACGCCACCAATCTCAAAGATCTTTCCTCTCAGCTGAGTTACTTTCAGATTGGGGATCGGCTTTCCAAAAACGAGCTTTCTTCCTTGGATTTGGATTCGTATTTTAAAGAAAATGAATATAAGATTCTTCTTCTGCAGGGTTCGATCGAAAATTCGGCGACGGATAATCCGGACTATAAGGCGTTTTTAACCGAGGAAAAACGTCTGAAGGAATCCGCTCGTTTGAGCAAACTCTCCCTTCTTCCTCAAACCGAAGTTTTCGTTTCGTATATGAAACGCAGATCCCAAACCTTCGCGTTGGATCGCGGACCCTTGGATTATCGTTTGATGGATACGACCGAATACAGAGGAGATCTTTTTAGTTTCGGCGTGACCATGAAGGTTCCGTTCTGGTCCGCTTTGAAATGGGGTAGTATCACGGGGCAATACGAAAAACAGGCAGATGCTGGAAAAGAATCCGCCGAGAAAGCGAGAAAACAAATCGTTTCCGAATTACAGAGAAACTTGGAACTCATCCGAGGATTCGACAAACAACTCGAGATTCTTCAAAAACAACTGATCCCCGAATTGGAAAAAGCGGTTCGAGCCAATTCCAATTTATATCTTCCCGGTAAGACGAAATTGCAGGACGTTCTCGTCGCTCAAGTGGAGGTGGTAAACGCAAAGATCCGCAAAGAAGATCTCTATGAAAGAAAAAACGAGTCCATTCTGAACATTCTTCGATTGCTCAGTCTTTTATATCCGGAAAAGGAAGCCGGTCCGCACCTCGAACACGATCACGAGGCTCGAAAGAATTCGAAGATGTCCGAAACTTCGGCGTCCTCCGCTCCATCCGATCCAAATTCGGGAGAATCCTTATGA
- a CDS encoding flagellin: MIINHNISAIFAHRTLKFNSENMGKDIEKLSSGMRINRAGDDASGLAVSEKMRTQILGLRRAEMNTEDGMSLIQTTEGYLQETHEIVQRIRVLAVQAANGIYTEEDRQQIQVEVSQLVDEIDRIASQAEFNKMKLLTGAFARLNPTASMWFHMGANMHQRERVYIETMNTAALGLRNPTVLTFISLSTAGKANSVIGLADDALRSISKQRADLGAYYNRLEHAAKGLMNAYENIQAAESRIRDTDMAEQMTSFTRYQILTQAATAMLAQANMKPQTVLQLLK, translated from the coding sequence ATGATTATCAACCATAATATCAGTGCCATTTTCGCGCACAGAACATTGAAGTTCAATAGCGAAAACATGGGAAAGGACATTGAGAAATTGTCCTCCGGGATGAGAATCAACCGCGCAGGCGATGATGCTTCCGGTCTTGCAGTGTCCGAAAAAATGAGAACTCAGATTCTGGGTCTCAGAAGAGCGGAAATGAACACTGAAGATGGTATGTCTCTGATTCAGACAACTGAAGGATATCTCCAGGAAACTCATGAAATCGTTCAGAGAATCCGGGTTCTGGCAGTTCAGGCCGCAAACGGTATTTATACCGAAGAGGACAGACAACAGATCCAAGTGGAAGTTTCTCAGTTGGTGGACGAGATCGACCGAATCGCTTCCCAAGCGGAATTCAACAAGATGAAACTCCTGACCGGAGCTTTCGCTCGTTTGAACCCGACTGCGAGTATGTGGTTTCACATGGGTGCGAACATGCACCAAAGAGAAAGAGTTTACATTGAAACGATGAATACGGCGGCATTGGGTCTTAGAAACCCGACCGTTTTAACGTTTATCTCTCTTTCTACGGCCGGCAAGGCTAACTCGGTGATCGGACTGGCTGACGATGCTCTCCGTTCCATCTCTAAACAGAGAGCGGATTTGGGTGCATATTACAACCGTCTGGAACACGCCGCTAAGGGTCTCATGAACGCTTATGAGAACATCCAAGCTGCGGAATCCAGAATCCGTGACACCGATATGGCCGAGCAAATGACCAGCTTTACGCGTTATCAGATCCTGACTCAGGCTGCGACCGCGATGCTGGCTCAGGCCAATATGAAACCGCAAACGGTTCTCCAGTTACTGAAGTAA
- the ispH gene encoding 4-hydroxy-3-methylbut-2-enyl diphosphate reductase, producing MLEKIYLANPRGFCAGVKYAISYVEQVQANAAEQIYVRKEIVHNRRVVEDMKKRGILFINDLDEAPDGATVVFSAHGVAPSVVEAAKKRGMKIGDATCPLVTRVHRKARKIKDTHQIIYIGHEGHDEAIGTMGEAEMFLVESPEDVLALKNRIDPNKPLTYLMQTTLSVADTKNVVDQIANTFPFVEHPAKDDICYATTERQEAVSLMMDDIDAMLVIGADNSSNSLRLLQLAQKSKPHSFKVTGADDLSKEYIQNNQIRILGLTAGASTPQVLVDEIISKLKTFYPDAEVELFPGSREDSMNFKLPGNLLS from the coding sequence ATGTTAGAAAAGATCTATTTAGCCAACCCCCGAGGATTTTGCGCCGGTGTAAAGTATGCGATTTCTTATGTGGAACAGGTTCAGGCGAACGCAGCGGAACAGATTTACGTGCGTAAGGAGATCGTTCACAACCGAAGGGTCGTCGAAGACATGAAAAAAAGAGGAATCCTATTTATCAACGACCTCGACGAAGCGCCGGACGGAGCCACCGTCGTATTCTCCGCACACGGAGTGGCTCCTTCGGTGGTCGAAGCGGCTAAAAAAAGAGGAATGAAAATCGGAGACGCAACCTGCCCGCTCGTAACTCGGGTTCACAGAAAGGCGCGTAAAATCAAGGACACACATCAGATCATCTACATCGGTCACGAAGGACACGACGAAGCGATCGGAACGATGGGAGAAGCGGAAATGTTTCTCGTGGAATCACCGGAAGACGTTCTCGCTCTTAAGAATCGAATCGACCCGAACAAACCACTGACGTATTTGATGCAGACGACACTTTCGGTCGCCGATACGAAGAATGTGGTGGATCAGATCGCGAATACGTTTCCGTTCGTAGAACATCCCGCCAAGGACGATATTTGTTATGCGACCACCGAAAGACAAGAGGCGGTTTCTCTGATGATGGACGACATAGACGCAATGCTCGTGATCGGAGCGGACAACAGTTCCAATTCTCTTCGTCTTTTGCAACTCGCTCAAAAATCGAAACCGCATTCCTTTAAGGTCACGGGAGCGGACGATCTTTCCAAAGAATACATTCAAAATAATCAAATTAGAATATTAGGATTAACTGCTGGAGCCTCCACTCCTCAGGTTCTCGTGGACGAAATCATCTCCAAATTAAAAACATTTTATCCGGACGCCGAGGTGGAATTGTTTCCCGGTTCGAGAGAGGATTCGATGAACTTTAAACTTCCGGGCAATCTGCTCAGCTGA
- a CDS encoding hybrid sensor histidine kinase/response regulator translates to MEIELKKKNTLHRIPNDPILIVEDKQENSILLESLCDELGVKHEVAANGAEAMQLIGDRKYSVIILDLMMPVMDGGSFLVKLKEIYPNAVVLVQTAIDSNEKIIEIMKLGVFDYIIKPIYPEIFLKVLQKALNYCYLKNMEDNLAEIEGQKLRSQLEWLTYKETIRKSDSESFEKTSIHSLKTSLSQGSGIGAMTSLLDMIDSVKIQEGNYYKVDKEVLDLLLTNNRITKNMLLGLEKLLNLIDQDFEPSVVSSKEVLEKIKELPESLNSFMNSKKVSVNLPVLKREYKINVNLSLLYLAMEELFLNAFKYCSSNSPIEIFTNINQSYFCITFKNRVDVKPYGGIPEKFEQLVIQPFFRIYPPVENVSHLEKFGLGLGLTAVDHIVRKHHGLFFIHNANDHTSEDVSLCVLAEIFIPLV, encoded by the coding sequence TTGGAGATCGAACTGAAAAAGAAGAATACTCTTCATAGAATTCCGAACGATCCGATTCTGATCGTCGAGGATAAACAAGAGAACAGCATTCTTCTCGAAAGCTTATGCGACGAGCTCGGCGTAAAACACGAGGTTGCGGCTAACGGAGCCGAAGCCATGCAACTCATCGGGGATCGCAAATATTCGGTTATTATTTTGGATCTTATGATGCCCGTGATGGACGGGGGCTCGTTTCTCGTAAAACTCAAAGAAATTTATCCGAACGCGGTGGTTCTCGTTCAAACGGCGATCGACAGCAACGAGAAGATCATCGAGATCATGAAACTCGGAGTGTTCGACTACATCATCAAACCGATTTACCCCGAAATTTTTCTCAAGGTTCTTCAGAAGGCTTTGAACTATTGTTATCTCAAAAACATGGAGGACAATCTCGCCGAGATCGAAGGTCAAAAATTGAGAAGTCAACTCGAATGGCTTACTTATAAGGAAACGATCCGGAAATCCGATAGCGAATCGTTTGAAAAAACTTCGATTCACAGTTTGAAAACTTCCCTTTCCCAAGGAAGCGGGATCGGAGCGATGACGAGTCTTTTGGATATGATCGATTCCGTTAAAATCCAAGAAGGAAACTATTACAAGGTGGACAAGGAAGTCTTGGATCTACTTCTCACGAACAATCGGATCACCAAAAACATGCTCCTCGGTTTGGAAAAACTTTTGAATCTGATCGATCAGGATTTCGAACCTTCGGTCGTTTCTTCCAAGGAAGTTCTCGAAAAAATCAAGGAACTGCCCGAAAGTCTGAATTCTTTTATGAATTCGAAAAAGGTTTCGGTAAACCTTCCCGTTCTAAAAAGAGAATATAAGATAAACGTAAACCTTTCCCTTTTGTATCTGGCGATGGAGGAACTTTTTTTAAACGCGTTCAAGTATTGTTCGTCCAATTCTCCCATCGAAATTTTTACGAACATAAACCAAAGTTATTTTTGTATCACGTTTAAGAATCGAGTGGATGTGAAACCGTACGGCGGAATTCCGGAAAAGTTCGAACAACTCGTGATCCAACCTTTTTTCCGAATCTATCCTCCCGTGGAAAACGTAAGTCATCTGGAAAAGTTCGGTCTTGGTCTCGGGCTTACCGCGGTGGATCATATCGTCCGTAAACATCACGGTCTTTTTTTCATACACAACGCGAACGATCATACTTCCGAGGACGTGAGTCTTTGCGTTCTCGCGGAAATTTTTATCCCACTGGTTTGA
- a CDS encoding response regulator — MKRILIVDDSAVFRKILNLHLSNSDFDILEAVDGQDGLDKLRGDKVDLIVSDMNMPNMDGITFVKEIKKDPKNKFTPIIMLTTESQEEVKSEGLAAGARAWLTKPFSPEELVQTIHKLLP, encoded by the coding sequence ATGAAACGAATTCTCATCGTGGACGACTCGGCGGTTTTTAGAAAAATTCTGAACCTGCATCTGAGCAATTCCGATTTCGACATACTCGAGGCCGTGGACGGTCAGGACGGATTGGATAAACTCCGAGGCGATAAGGTGGATTTGATCGTAAGCGATATGAATATGCCGAACATGGACGGGATCACTTTCGTAAAGGAGATCAAAAAAGATCCGAAGAATAAGTTTACTCCGATCATCATGCTCACCACTGAATCCCAGGAAGAAGTAAAAAGCGAAGGTTTGGCCGCGGGCGCGCGGGCCTGGTTGACGAAACCGTTCTCGCCGGAAGAATTGGTGCAAACGATCCACAAACTTCTCCCTTGA
- a CDS encoding STAS domain-containing protein yields the protein MSFLLYTNPAIYESKDSSKSGLKVTVEGELTIYEASEFKEKLDGVMKESPFFLEIDLWKIAKMDTSCLQILLALKKEAKRKDANVRFVNHSHSVLRLIDLFGLTGFLRDKIKLSKEEREEFSFQYGMNKD from the coding sequence ATGTCATTTTTATTATATACAAATCCGGCAATATACGAATCGAAGGATTCTTCGAAATCCGGTTTGAAAGTAACCGTCGAAGGCGAGCTGACGATCTACGAAGCCTCCGAATTCAAGGAGAAGCTCGACGGCGTAATGAAAGAGTCTCCCTTTTTTTTGGAAATCGATCTTTGGAAAATCGCGAAGATGGACACTTCTTGTCTTCAGATTTTGCTCGCTCTCAAGAAGGAAGCCAAACGAAAGGACGCGAACGTACGTTTCGTAAATCACAGTCACAGCGTTCTTCGATTGATCGATCTTTTCGGACTGACTGGATTCTTGAGAGATAAGATCAAACTTTCCAAAGAAGAACGCGAAGAATTTTCGTTTCAATACGGTATGAATAAGGACTAA